DNA sequence from the Actinomycetota bacterium genome:
CGATCACGATCGCGGACTTGTCCTTCTCGTCGATGCGAACCTCCTGCACCTTGGCCGGACCGAGCGCCTCTGCAATGAACTGCGCGGGATCTTCCCGCCACTGCACCACATCGACTTTCTCGCCACGGAGCTCGTTCACGACCTGTCGCACCCGTGTGCCGCGCGCTCCCACGCAGGCACCCTTCGGATCGACATTCGGGTCGTTCGATGCCACGGCGATCTTGGTGCGGTGGCCCGGCTCACGAGCGATCGCCCTGATCTCGACGGTTCCGTCGAGCAGCTCCGGGACCTCGAGGTTGAGCAGCTTGCGGATGAAGTCGGGATGACTGCGGCTCACAACGATCTGTGGACCCTTCGTTTCACCGCGAACCTCGATGATCAGGCCCTTCACCCTGTTGCCTCGCTCGAGCCGTTCGTACGGGATTCGTTCGGATCCCGGCATCAACGCCTCGGCATCACCGAGGTCGAGGATCGCATAACGATGGTCGACCTGCTGGACGATACCCGTGATCAGATCCCCCTCACGGCCCTCGTAGAGGTCGAAGACCTGCTCACGCTTGGCGTCGCGCAGACGCTGTGCGATCACCTGCTTGGCAGTCTGTGCGGCAATTCTCCCGAAGTCGTCCGGAGTGTCCTCCCACTCGTCGATGACATCGCCATCCTCGTTGAGTTCCTGTGCGTAGACCGTGATGTCGCCGGCGTTCGGATCG
Encoded proteins:
- the nusA gene encoding transcription termination/antitermination protein NusA, encoding MDFAVMEALELLEQERGVPVETILDALANALVSAYKRSPGAAEEARVVIDPNAGDITVYAQELNEDGDVIDEWEDTPDDFGRIAAQTAKQVIAQRLRDAKREQVFDLYEGREGDLITGIVQQVDHRYAILDLGDAEALMPGSERIPYERLERGNRVKGLIIEVRGETKGPQIVVSRSHPDFIRKLLNLEVPELLDGTVEIRAIAREPGHRTKIAVASNDPNVDPKGACVGARGTRVRQVVNELRGEKVDVVQWREDPAQFIAEALGPAKVQEVRIDEKDKSAIVIVSDHQLSLAIGREGQNARLAAKLTGYRIDIRSQTDDAGGGAEDTRAHVPDKIVHAPASEEPASESIAKEPGGPVEEAPAASTETDATEDEAGN